From one Novosphingobium sp. genomic stretch:
- a CDS encoding GcrA family cell cycle regulator, which yields MSWTDERIDKLTRMWEGGSTASQIAEELGGVSRNAVIGKAHRLGLKARPSPVKANERSDDTPATPPPPRAPRPVEAAPAAAPVPAPPPPPRAAAPAPRPAPAAPPPPPAAAAASADTPAAAPSPRIVSVGPGGFLRQGPGDQQAPIPPAPPRRLVPAKPSAEIADKTSLLDLNDRICRWPMGHPGEPDFHFCGDKVNPGFPYCVEHCGRAYQAQLPRGARRPPPPLPFGGPRLR from the coding sequence ATGAGCTGGACCGACGAACGCATCGACAAATTGACCCGCATGTGGGAGGGCGGCTCCACCGCCTCCCAGATCGCGGAAGAACTGGGCGGAGTGAGCCGCAATGCCGTGATCGGCAAGGCGCACCGCCTGGGACTGAAGGCACGCCCTTCGCCCGTGAAGGCCAATGAGCGGTCGGACGACACGCCCGCCACCCCGCCGCCGCCCCGCGCGCCGCGCCCGGTGGAAGCTGCTCCGGCGGCTGCCCCCGTCCCCGCTCCGCCGCCCCCGCCGCGCGCCGCAGCCCCTGCGCCGCGCCCGGCTCCGGCTGCGCCCCCGCCGCCTCCGGCTGCTGCAGCGGCCTCTGCCGATACGCCCGCTGCCGCGCCTTCGCCGCGCATTGTGTCGGTCGGCCCCGGCGGCTTCCTGCGCCAGGGCCCCGGCGATCAGCAGGCTCCGATTCCGCCGGCCCCGCCGCGCCGTCTGGTGCCCGCCAAACCCAGCGCCGAGATCGCTGACAAGACCAGCCTGCTGGACCTCAACGATCGCATCTGCCGCTGGCCGATGGGCCACCCCGGCGAGCCCGACTTCCACTTCTGCGGTGACAAGGTGAACCCCGGTTTCCCTTACTGCGTCGAACATTGCGGCCGCGCCTATCAGGCTCAGCTGCCGCGCGGCGCGCGCCGTCCCCCTCCGCCGCTGCCTTTCGGCGGTCCCCGCCTGCGCTAA
- a CDS encoding GGDEF domain-containing protein, translated as MSDQDSSLPRRPAKGLLDWFGFAGPSDVNHDVDASGTPFVPTTPHQIARQQLLDDIANFLQVHDLEVSGFTLSVAHDYLVGGNRRVTRAIDEQIQASEPVTLPWLRKAAADPGHNQNEAMHRLMKRLETDIEDFGKVTSEASSATNHYNEALAAHVHDLDQAPDGQIGVDELLDLARAMLDRTRSLEEDMARSAEQTRVLRNNLEQARRNADHDHLTGLPNRRAFEARFDAEYASAKARGEHLCVAFCDIDFFKRINDTHGHDAGDRVLKVVAETLARMSDDRCHVARHGGEEFVVLLRGRSLHEAWEMLDDTRHRMAERKLVNRATETPFGQVTFSAGIADVFGSEDPRESLRAADKALYKAKESGRNKVVVADKTMLG; from the coding sequence ATGAGCGACCAAGATTCCTCCCTGCCGCGCCGCCCCGCCAAGGGCCTGCTGGACTGGTTCGGCTTTGCCGGGCCCAGCGATGTTAACCATGATGTGGATGCCTCTGGCACGCCCTTCGTGCCCACCACGCCACATCAGATCGCCCGGCAGCAATTGCTGGATGATATCGCCAATTTCCTGCAGGTGCATGATCTGGAGGTCAGCGGCTTCACCCTCTCGGTGGCGCATGATTATCTGGTGGGCGGCAACCGCCGCGTCACCCGCGCCATCGACGAGCAGATCCAGGCGAGCGAGCCGGTCACCCTGCCCTGGCTGCGCAAGGCCGCCGCAGATCCCGGCCACAACCAGAATGAGGCGATGCATCGCCTGATGAAGCGGCTGGAAACCGACATCGAGGATTTCGGCAAGGTCACCAGCGAAGCCTCAAGCGCCACCAATCACTACAATGAGGCGCTGGCCGCCCATGTCCACGATCTGGATCAGGCCCCCGACGGGCAGATCGGCGTGGATGAGCTGCTCGACCTGGCCCGCGCCATGCTCGACCGCACGCGCAGCCTCGAAGAGGATATGGCCCGCAGCGCCGAGCAGACCCGCGTGCTGCGCAACAATCTGGAACAGGCGCGCCGCAACGCCGATCACGATCACCTGACCGGCCTGCCCAACCGCCGCGCCTTCGAGGCCCGCTTCGACGCCGAATATGCCTCGGCCAAGGCGCGCGGCGAGCATCTGTGCGTCGCCTTCTGCGACATCGACTTCTTCAAGCGCATCAACGACACCCATGGCCATGACGCGGGCGACCGTGTGCTGAAGGTGGTGGCCGAAACGCTGGCCCGCATGTCGGACGACCGCTGCCATGTGGCCCGCCACGGCGGCGAGGAGTTCGTGGTGCTGCTGCGCGGCCGCTCGCTGCATGAGGCCTGGGAGATGCTGGACGACACGCGCCACCGCATGGCGGAGCGCAAGCTGGTCAACCGCGCCACCGAAACGCCGTTCGGACAGGTGACCTTTTCGGCGGGGATCGCCGATGTCTTCGGCTCCGAAGATCCGCGCGAATCGCTGCGCGCCGCCGACAAGGCGCTCTACAAGGCCAAGGAATCGGGCCGCAACAAGGTCGTCGTCGCCGACAAGACCATGCTGGGCTGA
- the rpsO gene encoding 30S ribosomal protein S15, giving the protein MSVSPELKQEIIQDNARAANDTGSPEVQVAILTSRIKTLTEHFKAHHKDNHSRRGLLMMVNKRRTLLAYLKKKDVERYNALIAKLGLRK; this is encoded by the coding sequence ATGTCGGTTTCGCCCGAACTGAAGCAGGAAATCATTCAGGACAACGCCCGCGCCGCGAACGACACCGGTTCGCCCGAGGTGCAGGTCGCCATCCTGACCAGCCGCATCAAGACCCTGACCGAGCACTTCAAGGCCCACCACAAGGATAACCATTCGCGTCGTGGCCTGCTCATGATGGTGAACAAGCGTCGCACCCTGCTCGCCTACCTGAAGAAGAAGGATGTGGAGCGTTACAATGCTCTCATCGCCAAGCTGGGCCTGCGTAAGTAA
- the truB gene encoding tRNA pseudouridine(55) synthase TruB has product MVNGWIILDKPLELGSTQAVSAVKRNLRQAGFNMKLKGGIKVGHGGTLDPLASGLLPIALGEATKLTGRMLDASKVYSFTVKFGAETSTLDLEGEVIATSEKIPEAAEVAQVLPLFTGPIEQVPPIYSALKVDGARAYDLARKGVEVELASRKVTIHSLDLVDGGEGSVTLRANVSKGTYIRSLARDIALALGSRGHVTMLRRESAGPFTLKQAISLDRLNKIGQGAPLEQVLLPLEAGLVDIPALSLTSTEAGAIRQGRVLIGQPHPDGLFCAYHGPVPVALVELEGGAMKVVRGFNLPDVAE; this is encoded by the coding sequence ATGGTCAATGGCTGGATCATCCTCGACAAGCCGCTGGAGCTCGGCAGCACGCAGGCCGTCAGCGCGGTGAAGCGCAATCTGCGGCAGGCGGGCTTCAACATGAAGCTGAAGGGCGGGATCAAGGTGGGCCATGGCGGCACGCTCGATCCGCTGGCCAGCGGCCTGCTGCCCATCGCTCTGGGCGAGGCCACCAAGCTCACCGGGCGGATGCTCGATGCCAGCAAGGTCTACAGCTTCACCGTCAAATTCGGCGCGGAAACCTCCACGCTGGATCTGGAGGGCGAGGTGATCGCCACCAGCGAGAAAATCCCCGAAGCTGCCGAGGTGGCGCAGGTGTTGCCGCTCTTCACCGGCCCCATCGAGCAGGTGCCGCCGATCTACAGCGCGCTCAAGGTCGATGGCGCCCGCGCCTATGATCTGGCGCGCAAGGGTGTTGAGGTGGAATTGGCCTCGCGCAAGGTCACCATCCATAGCCTCGATCTGGTCGATGGGGGCGAGGGGAGCGTCACCTTGCGTGCCAATGTCTCCAAGGGCACCTACATCCGCAGCCTGGCGCGCGACATCGCTCTGGCGCTGGGATCGCGGGGCCATGTCACCATGCTGAGGCGCGAGAGCGCCGGGCCCTTCACCCTGAAACAGGCGATTTCGCTGGACAGATTGAACAAAATCGGCCAAGGGGCGCCGCTTGAACAGGTACTTCTGCCGCTGGAGGCGGGGCTGGTCGACATCCCGGCCCTCTCCCTCACGTCCACAGAGGCAGGGGCGATCCGCCAGGGTCGCGTTCTGATTGGACAGCCCCATCCCGACGGGCTTTTCTGTGCGTATCACGGCCCTGTGCCGGTGGCGCTGGTGGAGCTTGAAGGGGGTGCGATGAAAGTCGTGCGGGGGTTCAACCTTCCCGATGTCGCGGAGTAG
- a CDS encoding site-2 protease family protein, translating into MSGALIHQIVMLALPLIFAIVFHEVAHGWAARALGDPTARDAKRLTLNPLRHVDPVGTVVLPGLLALAHLPVFGWAKPVPVNQWRMRNPRVGMMLVAAAGPASNIVMALIAALVLGPIGAMPLGPDTRWLVSVVELLATFIQINLFLAIFNLLPIPPFDGSHIVEGLLPVPAAQLYGRFRRLGFGLVLVLLVLLPQVVPGFDPIGRFVGPPFEWLYGHVMQVAHWTGRF; encoded by the coding sequence ATGAGTGGCGCTCTGATCCATCAGATCGTGATGCTGGCGCTGCCGCTGATCTTTGCCATCGTCTTTCACGAGGTGGCCCATGGCTGGGCGGCGCGCGCTTTGGGTGACCCGACAGCGCGGGATGCGAAACGGCTGACACTCAATCCGCTGCGCCATGTCGATCCGGTGGGGACGGTGGTCCTGCCGGGGCTGCTGGCTTTGGCGCATCTGCCGGTGTTCGGTTGGGCCAAGCCGGTGCCGGTCAACCAATGGCGCATGCGCAATCCACGTGTCGGCATGATGCTGGTCGCGGCGGCGGGGCCGGCGTCGAACATCGTGATGGCTCTGATCGCGGCGCTGGTGCTGGGGCCGATCGGGGCGATGCCCCTGGGGCCGGACACGCGCTGGTTGGTGAGCGTGGTCGAGCTGCTGGCCACCTTTATCCAGATCAACCTGTTTCTGGCGATCTTCAACCTGCTGCCGATCCCGCCTTTCGATGGCTCGCATATCGTCGAGGGGTTGCTGCCTGTGCCTGCCGCCCAGCTTTATGGGCGGTTTCGTCGCCTTGGCTTCGGGTTGGTGCTGGTTCTGCTGGTGTTGCTGCCTCAGGTGGTGCCCGGTTTCGACCCCATCGGACGCTTTGTCGGGCCGCCGTTCGAATGGCTCTATGGCCATGTGATGCAGGTCGCGCACTGGACGGGGAGGTTCTAG
- a CDS encoding thymidine kinase, with the protein MAKLYFYYASMNAGKSTTLLQADFNYRERGMTTMLWTAAVDDRGGEHAIESRIGLHAQAHRFTPETDMYAAIAPLHGAGPVACVLVDEAQFLTAAQVWQLARLADEANVPVLCYGLRTDFRGGLFPGSAVLLGIADSLIELKAVCHCGRKAIMNLRVDETGRAVIDGAQTEIGGNDRYVALCRKHFSEARA; encoded by the coding sequence ATGGCCAAGCTCTATTTCTACTACGCCAGCATGAATGCGGGAAAATCGACCACGCTGCTTCAGGCCGATTTCAACTACCGCGAGCGCGGCATGACCACCATGTTGTGGACGGCTGCTGTCGATGACCGGGGCGGCGAGCATGCGATCGAGAGCCGGATCGGCCTGCATGCCCAGGCGCATCGTTTTACGCCCGAGACCGATATGTATGCTGCCATCGCGCCGCTGCATGGCGCGGGGCCGGTGGCCTGTGTGCTGGTGGATGAGGCGCAGTTCCTCACCGCAGCTCAGGTCTGGCAGTTGGCGCGTCTGGCCGATGAGGCCAATGTGCCGGTGCTGTGCTATGGCCTGCGCACCGATTTCCGGGGTGGGCTGTTCCCCGGCTCGGCGGTGCTGCTGGGCATTGCTGATTCGCTGATCGAGCTGAAGGCCGTCTGCCATTGCGGGCGCAAGGCGATCATGAATCTGCGTGTCGACGAGACGGGCAGGGCGGTGATCGACGGCGCGCAGACCGAAATCGGCGGCAATGACCGTTATGTGGCCCTGTGCCGCAAGCATTTCAGCGAGGCGCGGGCATGA
- the rbfA gene encoding 30S ribosome-binding factor RbfA — translation MAKITPTTPEARSVRLLKVGEQVRHVISDLLARQEVHDDVLTARTVSVTEVRMSPDLRHAAVFVKPLLGEEEEIVLKALRTNTAFFQKAVAGKLKLKYAARIKFLADESFDEASRIEALLADPRVRRDVAGGEEDGEEGGAD, via the coding sequence ATGGCCAAGATCACACCCACCACCCCCGAAGCCCGCTCCGTTCGCCTGCTCAAGGTGGGCGAACAGGTGCGCCATGTCATTTCCGATCTGCTGGCGCGCCAGGAGGTGCATGACGATGTGCTGACCGCGCGCACCGTTTCGGTGACCGAAGTGCGCATGAGCCCCGATCTGCGCCACGCCGCCGTTTTCGTGAAGCCGCTGCTGGGCGAAGAGGAAGAGATCGTGCTGAAAGCCTTGCGCACCAACACGGCCTTTTTCCAGAAGGCCGTGGCGGGCAAGCTGAAGCTGAAATATGCCGCGCGCATCAAGTTTCTGGCCGACGAAAGCTTTGACGAGGCCAGCCGCATCGAGGCGCTGCTGGCCGATCCGCGCGTGCGTCGCGATGTGGCGGGCGGGGAGGAAGACGGTGAGGAGGGCGGGGCCGACTGA
- a CDS encoding RcnB family protein — MRKTISAIVLAALLTPAMAMAQPGRDRHDDHRGPDRGDHRGPGGPGGFGPNRGGPGGPPNGWHQFRKGDRFDRGRAWNYGEIDYRRYNGRLRPPPRGYRWVRNGNDALLIGITSGVIASVIAGNF, encoded by the coding sequence ATGCGCAAGACCATCAGCGCCATCGTGCTGGCCGCTCTGTTGACGCCCGCCATGGCCATGGCCCAGCCCGGCCGTGACCGCCACGACGATCATCGCGGCCCCGACCGTGGCGACCACCGTGGCCCCGGCGGCCCCGGCGGCTTTGGCCCGAATCGCGGTGGCCCCGGCGGCCCGCCCAACGGCTGGCACCAGTTCCGCAAGGGCGATCGTTTCGACCGTGGTCGCGCCTGGAACTATGGCGAGATCGACTACCGCCGCTACAACGGCCGCCTGCGCCCTCCCCCGCGCGGCTATCGCTGGGTGCGCAACGGCAATGACGCCCTGCTCATCGGCATCACCAGCGGCGTGATCGCCAGCGTGATCGCGGGCAACTTCTAA
- the infB gene encoding translation initiation factor IF-2, with protein MSDTDNKPTLGRKPLGLKHSVEAGEVKQTFSHGRTNKVVVEVKRRKVLGGRPDGGTQHVEAAPAAPAPAAAAPAPAPAAAAPAPAPAAPRPAAPAPQAQRPAPAPARPAPRPIPSNETRQEMQARLLREAEEARMQMMEAQSRREQEERQRAMEEEQRARAAAEAARAAEAAKPEPVAAPEPVKAAEPVAAAPAPVEVKPAPAQEAPAAAPPARAEASAAAPAPRRFTPVVSAPVRRPEATPAKKPATPARDRKGADERRGGKLTVTRALNEDEGARARSLAALKRAREKERRAHFSGQSQPREKQVRDVVVPEAITVQELANRMAEKAADLVKALFKMGVMVTLNHTIDQDTAELLVEEFGHNIQRVSENDVDIDVAADVDAEETLKPRAPVVTIMGHVDHGKTSLLDALRGTDVVRGEAGGITQHIGAYQIKTKSGDLITFLDTPGHEAFTDMRMRGANVTDIVVLVVAADDGIMPQTIEAIRHTRAAGVPMIVAITKSDKPEANPQRIRERLLEHEVVVEEMSGDVQDVEVSSKTGAGLPELIEKILLQAELLELRANPDRAGEATVIEAKLDKGKGPLATVLITRGTLKVGDILVVGTQSGRVRAMLDDKGRQLKAAPPALPVEVLGLGGVPMAGDTLTVVDSEARAREVAAFRQEQATAKRTTTAPASLENMFSALKAKEAVIEYPVVVKADVQGSVEAIVNALTRLSNDEIKLRVLASGVGAITESDVNLAAASNAPIIGFNVRPNAKAREIVDRFKVRMKYFDVIYHLTDDISKEMAGVWGPERIETVVGRAEVKDVFPAGKHNKAAGLLVVEGYIRKGLHTRLTRNDVIVSKTVVASLRRFKDDVAEVRVGLECGVVLEGTNDVKSGDILETFEVEMRERTL; from the coding sequence ATGAGCGACACCGACAACAAACCGACACTGGGCCGCAAGCCGCTGGGGCTGAAGCACTCGGTGGAAGCGGGCGAAGTCAAGCAGACCTTCAGCCATGGCCGCACCAACAAGGTGGTGGTCGAGGTGAAGCGCCGCAAGGTGCTGGGCGGCCGCCCCGATGGCGGCACTCAGCATGTTGAGGCCGCGCCTGCCGCCCCGGCACCCGCTGCTGCTGCTCCGGCCCCCGCGCCTGCCGCCGCCGCGCCCGCTCCGGCGCCTGCCGCGCCGCGTCCGGCTGCGCCCGCGCCTCAGGCCCAGCGCCCGGCGCCCGCGCCCGCCCGTCCGGCTCCGCGTCCCATTCCCAGCAATGAGACCCGCCAGGAAATGCAGGCCCGTCTGCTGCGTGAGGCTGAGGAAGCCCGCATGCAGATGATGGAGGCCCAGAGCCGCCGCGAGCAGGAAGAGCGCCAGCGCGCCATGGAAGAAGAGCAGCGCGCCAGGGCCGCTGCCGAAGCGGCCCGCGCCGCCGAGGCCGCCAAGCCCGAGCCCGTTGCCGCTCCCGAGCCGGTGAAGGCCGCCGAGCCCGTCGCTGCCGCCCCCGCTCCGGTGGAGGTCAAGCCGGCTCCGGCGCAGGAAGCGCCTGCCGCCGCTCCGCCCGCCCGCGCGGAGGCTTCGGCCGCCGCGCCCGCGCCGCGTCGCTTCACGCCGGTGGTTTCGGCTCCGGTGCGCCGCCCCGAGGCCACGCCCGCCAAGAAGCCCGCCACCCCCGCGCGTGATCGCAAGGGTGCCGACGAGCGTCGCGGCGGCAAGCTGACCGTGACCCGCGCTCTGAACGAGGATGAGGGCGCCCGCGCCCGCAGCCTCGCCGCGCTCAAGCGTGCGCGCGAGAAGGAGCGCCGCGCTCACTTCTCGGGCCAGAGCCAGCCGCGCGAGAAGCAGGTCCGCGACGTGGTGGTGCCCGAGGCGATCACCGTGCAGGAACTGGCCAACCGTATGGCCGAAAAGGCCGCCGATCTGGTCAAGGCGCTGTTCAAGATGGGCGTGATGGTCACGCTGAACCACACCATCGATCAGGACACCGCCGAGCTGCTGGTCGAGGAATTCGGCCACAACATCCAGCGCGTGTCCGAGAACGACGTTGACATCGACGTGGCCGCCGACGTGGATGCCGAGGAAACGCTCAAGCCGCGTGCCCCGGTCGTCACCATCATGGGCCATGTCGACCACGGCAAGACCAGCCTGCTTGACGCGCTGCGCGGCACCGATGTGGTGCGCGGCGAGGCCGGCGGCATCACGCAGCATATCGGCGCCTATCAGATCAAGACGAAGAGCGGTGATCTGATCACCTTCCTCGACACGCCGGGCCACGAGGCTTTCACCGACATGCGTATGCGCGGTGCGAACGTCACCGACATCGTGGTGCTGGTGGTGGCCGCCGACGACGGCATCATGCCGCAGACCATCGAGGCGATCCGCCACACCCGCGCGGCGGGCGTGCCGATGATCGTGGCGATCACCAAGAGCGACAAGCCCGAGGCCAATCCGCAGCGCATCCGTGAGCGTCTGCTCGAACACGAGGTCGTGGTCGAGGAGATGTCGGGTGACGTGCAGGATGTGGAAGTCTCCTCCAAGACCGGCGCGGGCCTGCCCGAGCTGATCGAGAAGATCCTGCTTCAGGCCGAACTGCTCGAACTGCGCGCCAACCCCGATCGTGCCGGTGAAGCCACCGTGATCGAGGCCAAGCTCGACAAGGGCAAGGGCCCGCTGGCCACCGTGCTGATCACGCGCGGTACTCTGAAGGTCGGTGACATTCTGGTGGTGGGCACCCAGTCGGGCCGCGTTCGCGCCATGCTCGACGACAAGGGCCGCCAGTTGAAGGCCGCTCCGCCCGCTCTGCCGGTCGAGGTGCTGGGTCTGGGCGGCGTGCCCATGGCCGGTGACACGCTGACCGTCGTGGACAGCGAAGCCCGCGCGCGTGAGGTTGCCGCCTTCCGTCAGGAGCAGGCCACCGCCAAGCGCACCACCACCGCGCCCGCCAGCCTGGAGAACATGTTCTCCGCGCTCAAGGCCAAGGAAGCGGTCATCGAATATCCTGTCGTGGTGAAGGCCGACGTGCAGGGTTCGGTCGAAGCCATCGTCAACGCGCTGACCCGTCTGTCGAACGACGAGATCAAGCTGCGCGTGCTGGCGAGCGGCGTGGGCGCCATCACCGAGAGCGACGTCAATCTGGCGGCGGCCTCGAATGCGCCGATCATCGGCTTCAACGTCCGTCCGAATGCCAAGGCGCGCGAGATCGTCGACCGCTTCAAGGTGCGGATGAAGTATTTCGACGTGATCTATCACCTGACCGACGACATCTCGAAGGAGATGGCGGGCGTCTGGGGTCCGGAGCGCATCGAAACCGTTGTCGGCCGCGCCGAGGTCAAGGATGTGTTCCCCGCGGGCAAGCACAACAAGGCCGCCGGTCTGCTGGTGGTCGAGGGCTACATCCGCAAGGGTCTGCATACCCGCCTGACGCGCAACGACGTCATCGTGTCGAAGACGGTCGTGGCCTCGCTGCGCCGCTTCAAGGACGATGTCGCCGAAGTGCGCGTGGGTCTGGAATGCGGCGTGGTGCTGGAAGGTACCAACGACGTGAAGTCGGGCGATATCCTGGAAACCTTCGAGGTCGAGATGCGCGAGCGCACGCTCTAA
- a CDS encoding DUF448 domain-containing protein encodes MRTPRNDRLSDKDDATQTGRDKTPGRDAKSGKRQTLRDTQRKEADGATGPERRCILSGEHDARDGLIRLAISPDGLVLPDVLARAPGRGAWIGVTRGELETAIAKGKLKGALARAFKGAALSIPEDLPAMIETALIRAVTDRLGLEMRSGKLLTGSDRIAEHARGGMVTWLAHAADAAPDGSRKLDQAWRVGREAEGSGLTGVTLPLDRAALSVALGRENVVHLALTESSAAKRLDVPLARLLHFLSRPDDVGPPGNPDGNKPGSPGDGDPDDPDAGSGDTGQIDEPGPSGAVGHEEEGHAPGETQRSAMTTTIQD; translated from the coding sequence ATGCGGACACCTCGCAATGATCGCCTGAGCGACAAGGATGACGCAACGCAGACCGGGCGCGACAAGACGCCCGGCCGCGATGCCAAATCTGGGAAGCGCCAGACGCTTCGCGACACGCAGCGCAAAGAGGCTGACGGGGCGACAGGCCCCGAACGCCGTTGCATCCTCTCGGGTGAGCATGATGCACGCGATGGGCTGATCCGTCTGGCGATTTCGCCCGATGGTCTGGTCCTTCCCGATGTTCTGGCGCGTGCGCCGGGGCGGGGGGCGTGGATCGGCGTCACGCGCGGCGAGCTTGAAACCGCCATCGCCAAGGGCAAGCTGAAAGGCGCGCTGGCGCGGGCCTTCAAGGGCGCGGCTTTGTCGATCCCCGAGGACCTGCCTGCGATGATCGAGACCGCGCTGATCCGCGCCGTCACCGACCGTCTGGGGCTGGAGATGCGCAGCGGCAAGCTGCTCACCGGGTCTGACAGGATCGCCGAACATGCGCGTGGCGGCATGGTGACATGGCTCGCCCATGCCGCCGATGCCGCGCCCGATGGCAGCCGCAAGCTGGACCAGGCCTGGCGCGTGGGCCGCGAGGCGGAGGGCAGCGGTTTGACCGGCGTCACCTTACCTCTGGACCGGGCGGCCCTGTCTGTGGCATTGGGCCGCGAAAATGTCGTCCATCTGGCGTTGACGGAGTCGTCCGCAGCCAAACGGCTGGACGTACCGCTTGCGCGACTACTCCATTTCCTGAGCCGACCAGACGATGTCGGCCCGCCGGGTAACCCCGACGGCAACAAGCCGGGTTCGCCCGGCGACGGCGATCCGGATGATCCGGATGCCGGGTCGGGTGACACCGGCCAGATTGACGAACCGGGACCGTCCGGGGCTGTTGGTCACGAAGAAGAAGGTCATGCGCCGGGTGAAACCCAGCGTTCGGCCATGACCACGACGATACAAGACTGA
- the nusA gene encoding transcription termination factor NusA yields MASAISANRAELLAIATAVATEKMIDKSIVIEAMEEAIQKSARNRYGAENDIRAKLDPRTGDLRLWRVVEVVEVVEDYFKQVDLKQAEKLQKGAAVGDFIVDPLPPVDLGRIDAQSAKQVIFQKVRDAERDRQYAEFKDRAGEVVTGVIKSVEFGHVIVNLGRAEGVIRRDQQIPREAVRVGERVRALISKVERQNRGPQIFLSRAHPEFMKKLFAQEVPEIYDAIIEIKAAARDPGSRAKIGVISRDSSIDPVGACVGMKGSRVQAVVQELQGEKIDIIPWSEDTATFVVNALQPATVSRVVIDEEEGRIEVVVPDDQLSLAIGRRGQNVRLASQLTGRQIDIMTEAEASEKRQKEFAEKSKMFEEELDVDETLSQLLVAEGFSELEEVAYIELAELATIEGFDEELAEELQNRANEALERREEAARELRRELGVEDALAELPHLTEAMLVTLGKAGIKTLDDLADLATDELIAKKRGVEQRRRNKDGDRPERNDRRDRGEKAESNAGGVLGEYGLNEEQGNEIIMAARAHWFDDEPAGEGPASEEAADADTSQ; encoded by the coding sequence ATGGCCAGTGCGATTTCCGCCAACCGCGCCGAACTGCTTGCGATTGCCACCGCCGTCGCCACCGAGAAGATGATCGACAAGTCGATCGTCATCGAGGCGATGGAAGAAGCCATCCAGAAGTCCGCCCGCAACCGCTATGGCGCCGAGAATGACATTCGCGCCAAGCTCGATCCGCGCACCGGCGATCTGCGTCTGTGGCGCGTCGTCGAGGTGGTCGAGGTGGTCGAGGATTACTTCAAGCAGGTCGACCTCAAGCAGGCCGAAAAGCTGCAGAAGGGCGCCGCTGTCGGCGACTTCATCGTCGATCCGCTGCCCCCGGTGGACCTTGGCCGCATCGACGCGCAGAGCGCCAAGCAGGTCATCTTCCAGAAGGTGCGCGACGCCGAGCGTGACCGCCAGTATGCCGAGTTCAAGGACCGCGCCGGCGAAGTCGTGACGGGCGTGATCAAGTCGGTCGAGTTCGGCCATGTGATCGTCAACCTCGGCCGCGCCGAGGGTGTGATCCGCCGCGACCAGCAGATCCCGCGCGAAGCCGTCCGCGTCGGTGAGCGTGTCCGCGCGCTGATCTCCAAGGTCGAGCGCCAGAACCGTGGCCCGCAGATCTTTCTCTCGCGCGCCCATCCCGAGTTCATGAAGAAGCTCTTCGCGCAGGAAGTGCCCGAAATCTACGATGCCATCATCGAGATCAAGGCCGCTGCCCGCGATCCGGGTTCGCGCGCCAAGATCGGCGTGATCAGCCGCGACAGCAGCATCGATCCGGTCGGCGCCTGCGTCGGCATGAAGGGCAGCCGCGTGCAGGCCGTCGTGCAGGAGCTGCAGGGCGAAAAGATCGACATCATCCCCTGGAGCGAGGACACCGCGACTTTCGTGGTCAACGCCCTCCAGCCCGCCACCGTCAGCCGCGTGGTGATCGATGAGGAAGAAGGCCGCATCGAGGTGGTGGTGCCCGACGATCAGCTGTCGCTGGCCATTGGCCGTCGCGGTCAGAACGTGCGTCTGGCCAGCCAGCTCACCGGTCGCCAGATCGACATCATGACCGAGGCCGAGGCGAGCGAGAAGCGCCAGAAGGAATTCGCCGAGAAGTCCAAGATGTTCGAGGAAGAGCTCGACGTCGACGAGACGCTCTCGCAGTTGCTGGTGGCCGAAGGCTTCAGCGAGCTGGAAGAGGTCGCCTACATCGAGCTGGCCGAACTGGCCACGATCGAGGGCTTCGACGAGGAGTTGGCCGAGGAACTCCAGAACCGTGCGAACGAAGCGCTGGAGCGCCGCGAGGAAGCTGCCCGCGAGTTGCGCCGCGAACTGGGCGTCGAGGATGCTCTGGCCGAGCTGCCGCATCTGACCGAGGCCATGCTGGTCACGCTGGGCAAGGCGGGGATCAAGACGCTCGACGATCTGGCGGATCTCGCCACCGACGAGCTGATCGCCAAGAAGCGCGGCGTCGAACAGCGCCGCCGCAACAAGGATGGCGACCGTCCCGAGCGCAACGACCGCCGCGACCGTGGCGAGAAGGCCGAAAGCAATGCCGGTGGCGTTCTGGGCGAATATGGCCTGAACGAAGAGCAGGGCAACGAGATCATCATGGCTGCCCGCGCCCACTGGTTCGACGACGAACCGGCTGGCGAAGGCCCCGCAAGCGAGGAGGCCGCCGATGCGGACACCTCGCAATGA